One genomic region from Prevotella sp. Rep29 encodes:
- a CDS encoding GYF domain-containing protein, whose protein sequence is MAKYYVMINGQQEGPYSPEELRGKGVTSNTKVWAEGFPNWLDASQVDELKNVVLQIPPINSVAQDGGDIGIFDAGPSGKSRGVAGLLAILIGTLGIHYFYIGKAGGGLICILLSIVTCGLWGVVTLIQGIMMLTMKSEEFERKYVNSTSTLPLF, encoded by the coding sequence ATGGCAAAGTATTATGTTATGATTAACGGACAACAGGAAGGTCCGTATTCTCCTGAAGAGCTTCGTGGAAAGGGTGTGACATCTAATACGAAAGTATGGGCTGAAGGATTTCCCAACTGGCTTGATGCTTCGCAAGTAGATGAATTAAAAAATGTCGTTTTGCAGATACCTCCAATCAACTCTGTTGCTCAAGACGGCGGTGATATTGGTATCTTCGATGCTGGTCCATCTGGAAAAAGTCGAGGCGTTGCAGGCTTATTGGCTATCTTGATAGGAACGCTTGGTATTCATTATTTCTATATTGGCAAGGCGGGAGGAGGACTGATATGCATTCTGCTCTCTATCGTGACTTGCGGTTTGTGGGGTGTCGTGACTTTAATTCAAGGTATCATGATGCTCACGATGAAGAGTGAGGAGTTTGAGCGGAAATATGTCAACTCGACCTCAACACTGCCTTTGTTCTGA
- a CDS encoding HU family DNA-binding protein, translating to MSVFVRLEKKKFGDDKARGKWYAKVVRTGEVGIDELAERIQDVSTFKRGEVRGILIELLEQMKSCLAEGQTVNLDGFGRFHLSVESEPAESPEKFRTDLNVKRVKCRFQPAGYRRKDGCIVQRLAEGVKVERWRDE from the coding sequence ATGTCAGTATTTGTAAGATTGGAAAAGAAGAAGTTTGGTGATGACAAGGCGCGTGGAAAGTGGTATGCCAAAGTGGTGCGCACGGGCGAAGTGGGCATCGACGAGCTGGCTGAGCGCATTCAGGATGTCTCGACGTTCAAGCGGGGCGAGGTGCGCGGTATTCTCATCGAGCTGTTGGAGCAGATGAAATCTTGTCTGGCGGAAGGGCAGACGGTCAATCTCGATGGGTTCGGGCGGTTCCATCTCTCGGTGGAGAGCGAGCCGGCGGAGAGTCCGGAGAAGTTCCGCACCGACTTGAACGTGAAGCGTGTGAAGTGCAGGTTCCAGCCCGCCGGCTATCGTCGGAAGGACGGATGCATCGTCCAGCGGCTGGCTGAGGGCGTGAAGGTGGAGCGTTGGAGGGATGAATGA
- a CDS encoding peptide MFS transporter translates to MFEGQPKGLFALALANTGERFGYYTMIAVFALFLRANFGLEPGTAGVIYSTFLGLVYFLPLIGGIMADKFGFGKMVTTGIIIMFAGYLLLSLPMGGNTVAMLVMLAALLFISLGTGLFKGNLQVMVGNLYDDPKYADKRDSAFSLFYMAINIGAMFAPTAAVKIKEWGENSLGMSGNDAYHLAFAVACVSLIVSIAIYYAFRPLYRHVEGGNKTAAVQAVEQPVEELSKEDTKARIVALCLVFAVVIFFWMAFHQNGLSLTYFADEFTQTESTGLQSMAFNVFNLFLVVLIVYGAFGFFQSKTPKGKGISCAFVLIPIAILIWQYTRVDGVTKLSAPIFQQFNPFYVVALTPFSMFIFSYLAKKGKEPSAPRKIAYGMLVAAVAFIVMIIASVGLPMPQTGMVDGEMKGLHVADVSANWLIGTYLILTFGELLLSPMGISFVSKVAPPKYKGMMMGGWFVATAIGNLLVSVGGLLWGKLPLTLVWTVFLVLCILSALFMFAMMKRLEKVS, encoded by the coding sequence ATGTTTGAAGGACAACCTAAAGGTTTATTTGCGTTGGCACTTGCCAACACCGGTGAGCGCTTCGGCTACTACACCATGATTGCCGTCTTCGCTCTGTTTTTAAGAGCCAATTTCGGATTAGAGCCCGGAACGGCAGGAGTGATTTACTCTACCTTCCTTGGACTTGTTTACTTTCTTCCGCTAATAGGCGGTATCATGGCTGATAAGTTCGGTTTCGGTAAGATGGTCACCACTGGCATCATTATCATGTTTGCCGGTTATTTACTTCTCTCCCTTCCTATGGGTGGCAACACAGTTGCTATGCTTGTCATGCTTGCAGCATTGTTGTTTATCTCCCTCGGTACAGGACTCTTCAAGGGCAACCTGCAAGTGATGGTTGGCAACCTCTATGACGACCCAAAGTATGCTGACAAACGCGACTCTGCTTTCTCGCTTTTCTACATGGCAATCAACATTGGCGCCATGTTTGCACCTACAGCAGCAGTAAAGATTAAAGAATGGGGCGAGAACAGTCTCGGTATGTCGGGCAATGACGCCTATCACCTTGCTTTCGCAGTAGCGTGTGTATCGCTCATTGTATCGATAGCGATTTACTATGCATTCCGTCCTCTCTATCGCCACGTGGAAGGAGGCAATAAGACTGCAGCCGTACAGGCAGTTGAACAACCCGTAGAAGAACTCTCCAAAGAAGATACCAAGGCACGCATCGTAGCACTCTGTCTCGTATTTGCCGTGGTCATCTTCTTCTGGATGGCTTTCCACCAGAACGGACTCTCGCTGACTTATTTTGCCGATGAATTCACACAAACAGAGTCAACGGGACTTCAGTCGATGGCGTTCAATGTCTTTAATCTTTTCCTCGTTGTGCTCATCGTTTACGGAGCATTCGGCTTCTTCCAAAGTAAGACACCGAAAGGCAAAGGCATTAGCTGTGCATTTGTGCTTATACCTATCGCCATCCTCATCTGGCAGTATACCCGCGTGGATGGAGTGACCAAGCTTAGCGCACCCATCTTCCAACAATTCAACCCCTTCTACGTCGTGGCCCTCACACCATTCTCCATGTTCATCTTCTCCTATCTGGCGAAGAAAGGCAAGGAACCCTCCGCACCGCGTAAAATCGCATACGGTATGTTGGTTGCCGCAGTAGCATTCATCGTTATGATTATCGCATCAGTCGGACTGCCGATGCCACAGACAGGGATGGTTGATGGCGAGATGAAAGGCTTGCATGTAGCCGACGTTTCAGCCAATTGGCTCATCGGAACCTACCTCATTCTCACTTTCGGCGAACTGCTTCTGTCACCTATGGGCATTTCGTTCGTGTCCAAGGTAGCGCCACCGAAATACAAAGGTATGATGATGGGCGGATGGTTTGTGGCTACAGCCATTGGAAACCTTCTTGTCAGTGTCGGTGGTTTGTTATGGGGTAAGCTGCCACTCACACTGGTATGGACCGTATTCCTCGTGCTCTGCATCCTCTCAGCCCTCTTCATGTTCGCCATGATGAAACGCTTGGAGAAAGTAAGCTGA
- a CDS encoding peptide MFS transporter: protein MGERFGYYIMNAVLLLFLCSKFGISDDIAGWIYAVFYFLIYVLSLPGGMVADKLQNFKGTIMAGLLVMATGYVILSIPVFGGNPGAVPMWVLILTCLALVLIAAGNGLFKGNLQAIVGQMYDNYEAEAAKKGAEELAIAKSRRDSGFQIFYVFINIGGVIAPFVAPLLRSAMLKLDGFIYNADLPRLCHGFLDNTLKGDDVQNLTTLAESSILNGGQVGDMATFCTNYLESFNTGVHYSFIASALAMIASFLIFVATRKVYPNPVKKVKEVQTVSKEEVAADAKEIRQRMYALFAVLGVAVFFWFSFHQNGQSLSVFARDFCDTNAIAPEIWQCINPFFVIVLTPIIMILFGALAKKGKEISTPKKIALGMFVAACAYIFLMAISITNGYPSGEAFKSLPEAIKVSMKAGPWVLIVTYFFLTVAELFISPLGLSFVSKIAPQHLQGICQGLWLCATAIGNLFIALGVTMLNSFPQQWQCWAVFAGFCLISMGVMLGMLKWLERVTK from the coding sequence ATGGGCGAACGATTTGGTTATTACATCATGAATGCAGTGCTGTTACTTTTCTTGTGTTCAAAGTTTGGTATCAGCGACGACATTGCAGGATGGATTTATGCCGTGTTCTATTTTCTCATTTATGTACTTAGCCTTCCCGGTGGTATGGTTGCCGACAAGTTGCAGAACTTCAAAGGTACAATCATGGCAGGCCTCCTTGTTATGGCGACGGGCTATGTAATTCTGTCTATACCGGTATTCGGTGGCAACCCTGGCGCAGTTCCTATGTGGGTGCTCATACTGACTTGTCTTGCCCTTGTGCTTATTGCTGCCGGAAATGGTCTGTTCAAAGGCAACTTGCAGGCTATTGTGGGTCAGATGTATGACAACTATGAGGCCGAGGCAGCCAAAAAGGGAGCCGAGGAACTTGCTATCGCCAAGTCGCGTCGTGACAGCGGTTTCCAGATATTCTACGTCTTCATCAACATTGGCGGCGTGATTGCACCTTTCGTTGCACCATTGCTGCGCAGCGCTATGCTCAAGCTCGACGGATTTATCTATAACGCTGACCTGCCTCGTCTGTGCCATGGATTTTTGGATAACACGCTGAAAGGCGATGACGTTCAAAACCTCACTACGCTTGCTGAAAGTTCTATCCTGAATGGTGGTCAGGTGGGCGATATGGCAACATTCTGCACTAATTATCTTGAAAGTTTCAATACAGGTGTGCATTACTCGTTCATTGCATCAGCTTTGGCTATGATTGCATCTTTCCTCATTTTCGTGGCTACTCGCAAGGTATATCCCAATCCTGTCAAGAAAGTTAAGGAAGTCCAAACAGTCTCCAAAGAAGAGGTTGCAGCTGACGCTAAGGAAATTAGACAACGCATGTATGCCTTGTTTGCTGTGCTGGGTGTGGCAGTATTCTTCTGGTTCTCATTCCACCAGAACGGACAGTCGCTCTCAGTATTCGCTCGCGACTTCTGCGATACAAATGCAATTGCTCCTGAAATTTGGCAGTGTATCAACCCGTTCTTTGTGATTGTGCTCACACCTATCATCATGATATTGTTTGGTGCATTGGCAAAGAAAGGTAAGGAAATCTCAACGCCAAAGAAAATCGCACTTGGTATGTTTGTTGCAGCCTGTGCATACATATTCCTTATGGCTATCTCCATTACCAACGGATATCCTTCTGGCGAAGCATTCAAGAGTTTGCCCGAAGCTATTAAGGTTTCAATGAAAGCCGGTCCGTGGGTACTGATTGTCACCTACTTCTTCCTGACCGTGGCAGAGTTGTTCATCTCTCCACTCGGTCTGTCGTTTGTATCTAAGATTGCACCTCAACACTTACAGGGTATCTGTCAAGGTCTGTGGCTATGTGCTACGGCTATAGGCAACCTGTTCATCGCCCTTGGTGTGACCATGCTCAATAGTTTCCCACAGCAGTGGCAATGTTGGGCTGTATTTGCAGGGTTCTGCCTCATCTCAATGGGTGTAATGTTGGGTATGCTCAAATGGCTCGAGCGTGTGACTAAATAA
- a CDS encoding porin family protein, with protein sequence MRKLTVISLLLIALCSHAQVGSHRNDLSIGVNGGYILSNVGFSPKVPQTMHGGITGGLTVKYVCEKYFSTICSILAEVNYASIGWKENILDRTDQPVINPVTGLAEEYSRTINYVQIPVFAHLAWGREERGAQFFIQAGPQIGVYLNESTSTNFNFADRNMTDRANTIVAQDTMAVENKFDYGIAAGIGMEYSLPKAGHFILEARYYFGLGNIYGDSKKDYFGKSNFGNIVFKFTYLFDIVRTKHKKH encoded by the coding sequence ATGCGGAAACTGACGGTTATTTCCCTCTTGCTTATCGCACTATGCAGCCATGCACAGGTCGGTTCACATCGCAACGACCTCAGCATCGGCGTCAATGGCGGTTATATCCTGAGCAATGTGGGATTCAGTCCGAAAGTGCCACAGACCATGCACGGCGGAATCACCGGCGGTCTGACCGTCAAATACGTCTGCGAAAAATATTTCAGTACCATTTGCTCCATTCTCGCAGAAGTCAACTATGCCTCCATCGGATGGAAGGAAAATATCCTTGACCGCACGGATCAACCGGTCATCAATCCCGTGACAGGACTGGCTGAGGAGTATTCGCGCACCATCAATTATGTTCAGATACCCGTCTTTGCCCACTTGGCGTGGGGAAGAGAGGAGCGGGGAGCACAGTTCTTCATCCAAGCCGGTCCGCAGATAGGTGTCTATCTCAACGAGTCCACTTCGACGAACTTCAACTTCGCCGACCGAAATATGACCGACCGCGCAAATACCATCGTCGCACAAGATACGATGGCTGTCGAAAACAAGTTCGATTATGGCATTGCTGCAGGCATTGGCATGGAATATTCGTTGCCAAAGGCGGGGCATTTCATCCTCGAAGCACGCTATTATTTCGGCTTGGGAAACATTTATGGCGATTCAAAGAAAGACTATTTCGGAAAATCTAACTTCGGAAACATTGTCTTCAAATTTACCTATCTGTTCGACATTGTGCGCACGAAACATAAAAAACACTAA